CTTTGGCTGGCAGAAAACACTCCAATTGATACAATTTTGATAGAATGGGTAGGACAAAGCAGCACAAAACTATTAACATGGTTGGGATTTGAAGCCTCTTATCAGTCAATGGCTCACACGGTTTATCTCAATTCTTTGGCTTGTGTTTCAGTAGGTGCGCCCTGCAATGGACTGGCTCTTTTTGCTCTTTTTGCTTCTTTTATTTTGGCTACTCCTGTTTCTGTGAAGCCCAAACTTTTATTTATTCCTTTGGGAATTGTCGTTATTTTTCTTCTCAATGTAATTCGTATTTCTGCTCTTACTCTCAACTTCAAATATTATCCTGAAAGTGTAGATTTTAATCATCATTATGTATTTACGTTTATTGTGTATGGTATTACTTTTTGGATTTGGATGATTTGGGTAAATAAATTTATGATTCCAAGTTTGAAAACAAAATCTTAATTCCATTGCAAAAAAAACTGTTTTACCTTTTACGTATTTTTGGAATAATTCTGCTTTTTTTAGGATGGTTTTTTTTAGGAATGAGCCGTATGAAATTAGCAAGTTTTATTTCTGATACTTTCTCTTATCTTCCTTATATTTCTGTTTTGGATACAGGAATAGTAAGTTTATTGTTTGTTCTTCTCAATGGATGGATTATTTGGTTGGCTTTTCTTTCTGTTCCAATTGTCAAAAAAACCATGATTATTCATTGTTTGATTTATATACTTGTTGTCACCCTAACGCTAATTTATAAATTCTTTGAGACAAAATTTTTATTTAATCTATCTGAAAATTTACTTCGGTTTTATTTTTCTCCTCTTATTCCTCTCTTTTGTACTCTAGTTTTTTATATTTCAAAGAAATTAGAGTCTTAAAAAAAAAGTTCTCTGACAATTTTTGTACTATGTCGTTGGTGTACTCACCGACGATCATCAATATTCTGCAAAAATTGTCAAACAACCAAAAGAAATCATTCACAGAAAAATACTAACTTTTTCCTGTGAATGAATCTTGTTTCTTTGTCGTTTCCGTTTTCTATTCCTCTTTATCTAAGTCTCTTTGACGTATTTTTTTACCTACCAAAATGCTTAATCCTAATACTAAGACGAGTAAAATAGCTATTCCATTGATTCCATATTTTTCCCATGTTATTTCATTTTTACTTCTCAAACTATTACTCTCTTCATTAATTCTATCATAAAAAGAACCTAAATCAGCATTTCCAATAGAAGCATTTTTTCTACTTTCTCCTGTTACACTCAATGTTATATTTGACGAAAGTGTGTCATAATTGCCCTTTTTGGTATTGAAGAATATATAACTAAAATAATCCTTCATTGGATAAAGCCCTGGTTCATTTGGAATGATATAATAATTAAAATCCTTCGTGCCATAAACAGCATTATTATTTCTTCGTAGCATTTCAGAAATAGTAGGTTCATAAAAATCAAAATTTGCTGTCTTTGGAAGCTGTGGTTTTTCGATAACAGACAAATTACCTTCTCCTTCAATTCTAAATTGATACTGTACACTTTGTCCTGTTTTCAAGTCTTTACTTCCTACTTGTTCCTTTAAGATATAATTTCCTACTGGCACTTGGTCTTTGAGTGGGTGTGGAGGTAATTCTTTAACAGTAATGGAAATAGGTTCACTATAATAGGTTTTGATATTCTCTTTCATCTGATTAAAAATACTTTGGGAATTGACAGCAACATCATATTTTACCATTTTGAAAGGAATAGCAGGAATAGATATTTTTTGAGGACTTAAAGAATAAAAAACAGCTTGATACACTTTATACTGGCGATAATCTTTACCTCTTATTTTGACCATTTCTGGGACAGGCTGAATAATATTAAAATTCTCTTCAAGGGCATTCTTTGGTCTTATTTGTTTTAATATTTCGGCTTTCTGTTCTCCTAATTCATAAAAATTAAGCGTTGCACGATTTGAAACGGCTACATAAAAAGACATAGTAATTGTAAATCCTTCTCCTGTATATGGGTTTTGTTTGTTTGTTGTGATAGCAAAAAAAGCATCATCTTTTACTGAAATATATTCTGTATTTTCAGTTTTGCCCCAAAAGCTATCAAATGGATTTGTAGTGGTAGACTTGCCTTTTACATCAATGCTTGCACCTGCATGGCGTACTTTTTCACCATTAACAGTCATATCAAAAGGACGTAAAAAATACGTTCCCTGCCTAGAAGCTCGGTAGCGTTGTGTAACAGCTTGGGTTTTGGAAACCTGACCATTTACAAAGTTTATTGACTGTGAAGTATATATTTCAGCTTTATCCATTCCATTTATTTTAGGAAATTCAGAGTATTTTTTTAATTCTCCATCTTTTACTGTGACTGTAACTTCAAAATCTTCATTCAAACCAATGGTTGTAGTTCCTACTTGAAGGGTTATTTCTTGGCAAAAAGCTGTTTGGGGAGCTATAATTACCACAAAAATTACAAACCAAAATATTTTCCAATTCAATCTGTTGATAATCAATTTATTCATAGTTACTTTATTAATTATTTTATTTATACTGCTCTTCTAATAATAGAAAAATTATATCTCCTTTACTAAAAC
This is a stretch of genomic DNA from Bernardetia sp. MNP-M8. It encodes these proteins:
- a CDS encoding BatD family protein, with protein sequence MNKLIINRLNWKIFWFVIFVVIIAPQTAFCQEITLQVGTTTIGLNEDFEVTVTVKDGELKKYSEFPKINGMDKAEIYTSQSINFVNGQVSKTQAVTQRYRASRQGTYFLRPFDMTVNGEKVRHAGASIDVKGKSTTTNPFDSFWGKTENTEYISVKDDAFFAITTNKQNPYTGEGFTITMSFYVAVSNRATLNFYELGEQKAEILKQIRPKNALEENFNIIQPVPEMVKIRGKDYRQYKVYQAVFYSLSPQKISIPAIPFKMVKYDVAVNSQSIFNQMKENIKTYYSEPISITVKELPPHPLKDQVPVGNYILKEQVGSKDLKTGQSVQYQFRIEGEGNLSVIEKPQLPKTANFDFYEPTISEMLRRNNNAVYGTKDFNYYIIPNEPGLYPMKDYFSYIFFNTKKGNYDTLSSNITLSVTGESRKNASIGNADLGSFYDRINEESNSLRSKNEITWEKYGINGIAILLVLVLGLSILVGKKIRQRDLDKEE
- the xrtF gene encoding exosortase family protein XrtF, with the translated sequence MKNPVVRFVILFVAIYGSWYLLYELWLAENTPIDTILIEWVGQSSTKLLTWLGFEASYQSMAHTVYLNSLACVSVGAPCNGLALFALFASFILATPVSVKPKLLFIPLGIVVIFLLNVIRISALTLNFKYYPESVDFNHHYVFTFIVYGITFWIWMIWVNKFMIPSLKTKS